From Mytilus edulis chromosome 8, xbMytEdul2.2, whole genome shotgun sequence, one genomic window encodes:
- the LOC139484726 gene encoding large ribosomal subunit protein eL21-like: protein MTNTKGYRRGTRYMFSRPFKKHGVIPLSTYMKIYKRGDIVDIKGHGAVQKGMPHKIYHGKTGRIFNVTPHAVGVVVNKRVRERILPKRINVRIEHIKHSNCRLDFLKRVQENGEKKKEAKAQGVRFNLKRQPKQPMGARFVRTKYNKPQILEPIPYEFIA from the exons ATGACCAACACAAAGGGTTATAGGCGTGGTACACGTTATATGTTCTCAAGACCATTCAAGAAGCATGGTGTTATTCCACTGTCTACGTACATGAAAATATACAAACGAGGAGACATCGTCGATATTAAG GGTCATGGTGCAGTGCAAAAGGGTATGCCCCACAAAATATACCATGGTAAAACTGGTCGTATCTTCAATGTTACACCTCATGCTGTCGGTGTTGTTGTAAACAAAAGAGTACG AGAACGAATTCTACCCAAGAGAATCAATGTAAGAATTGAGCACATCAAGCACTCAAACTGCAGATTGGATTTCTTGAAGAGAGTCCAAGAAAATGGTGAAAAGAAGAAGGAAGCCAAGGCTCAGGGTGTCAGATTCAACCTCAAAAGACAG cCCAAACAACCAATGGGAGCCAGATTTGTGAGGACAAAATATAACAAGCCACAGATCTTAGAACCTATACCCTATGAATTTATTGCATAA